The genomic DNA TTAGCTCGAAAAATTGGGTGCAAGGCATTCAGGATCCTAAAACTTTCATTTCCTTCCCAATAATCatcttttgttatgttttttgttttttaaggaaTTTTATGCCATGTTTCCTGGGTTATATGTTTCAATTACTTAACTAGATGCACTTCTTTTCCTGTCACAGAGGTGGCACTTTTGTGTTCTCGTTCCAAATTTCATCCATCTATCCTCATGAAGCACCAAAAGTCAAGTGCAAGACAAAGGTAGTTAAGCATGTTCTGTTTTCCATACTCAACAAAATCCTTTTGCCATTAACATAGCTTTGATTGGGATGCGGTGCAGGTTTATCATCCTAATATAGACCTGGAAGGAAATGTTTGCCTCAATATTTTACGAGAAGACTGGAAACCTGTTCTGAATATTAATACAATAATCTATGGACTCTTTCATCTTTTCACGGTATTGCTTTTCTTCCATGATTAGGTTCTTGCTATTTTGTAGGTCCGATTTAGTTGATGTTTGTACTTGTGCATGCAGGAACCTAATCATGAGGATCCCCTCAATCAAGATGCCGCAGCTGTCTTAAGAGATAACCCAAAATTGTTTGAATCCAACGTGAGAAGGGCAATGACTGGTGGATATATGGGACAAACCTTCTTCCCTCGCTGTATCTAGTTGCTGTCCTTGTCGATGGGAAGCATCAAGCTCAGTGCATGTAGTTCAGGAGATTGCAACTTTGGTCTCATCTCTCTCCCCGTGTGTATTGATGCTAATTCTTCAAAATATTGCAAGGCCAATGTGAAGGTGTGTGTATGACAGTGTATTGTTGTGATGTGTCAGATACTGCCTGGAGTATTACTACCCCATTTCTCAATATGAATCGATTCTGCAGCACTGAACTTGAGAATCTAGTCATGTATATATTTCCTTGATGTTGGCTAGGAATAATACTTTCTCCATAGTTCAGTCTTGAAAAACAAGTAATGCATTCATATCTTTTTAAGACTATCTTGTGTTTGTCAAGACCATAGCTGAAATACCAGAGCTGCAGAAATTTTAGCTCTTGCTTTGAATGCATGGTAGTGTCAATAAACAAAGTAGTGCT from Populus trichocarpa isolate Nisqually-1 unplaced genomic scaffold, P.trichocarpa_v4.1 scaffold_502, whole genome shotgun sequence includes the following:
- the LOC7456392 gene encoding NEDD8-conjugating enzyme Ubc12 isoform X2, which produces MIKLFKVKEKQRELAENANGKSPIKKQSAGELRLHKDISELNLHKTCTMAFPNGKDDLMKFEVTIRPDEGYYRGGTFVFSFQISSIYPHEAPKVKCKTKVYHPNIDLEGNVCLNILREDWKPVLNINTIIYGLFHLFTEPNHEDPLNQDAAAVLRDNPKLFESNVRRAMTGGYMGQTFFPRCI
- the LOC7456392 gene encoding NEDD8-conjugating enzyme Ubc12 isoform X1 — protein: MMLTPVSPSYREGEMIKLFKVKEKQRELAENANGKSPIKKQSAGELRLHKDISELNLHKTCTMAFPNGKDDLMKFEVTIRPDEGYYRGGTFVFSFQISSIYPHEAPKVKCKTKVYHPNIDLEGNVCLNILREDWKPVLNINTIIYGLFHLFTEPNHEDPLNQDAAAVLRDNPKLFESNVRRAMTGGYMGQTFFPRCI